Part of the Melitaea cinxia chromosome 14, ilMelCinx1.1, whole genome shotgun sequence genome is shown below.
GGTGACACGCTTGAAGACCTGATTTgaagaaattatattaaagatcttaaaaattacatattcaaaatcatttttgatatgaagaaaaaattcaataacaatttaaccttttatacaaaaattaatttaaaaagtaacttattTTACTGTGGTTTTCTgtgatagtttttttattttatttaattttttttttttaatactggcATGTTCATAGCATGTTTTATAGTTTATCATTCATTTAAGATATAATTATCTCATACTAGCTAATGTTGTGAcaacaattataacaaaaaaatgtatgtaaaaacatttaaaaataataattaaaataaacataattacatgatgataaaaataaaatatgatgtttaaaataatatacataaaataaacagcAAAAAAGGGTTAATCgtttagataattatatatatttactattgaatttttaatttctttttaaaattttgccaattttttaattcaacattttgatgaaattttttaaacattgaaaTAGCGAAATAGCCAAAAATAATGGGTATAAAAGATGATGTTTtccatatatttatatcaaacctTACCTGTGGTCTGACTTCCTGTCAGCCGAACAGAATAAGATAATCGGTAAGGTGTacaatatattcataaataattattaaccaTCATTATAATACACAAATTACTACAAACTATTCTAATATTAAGAGTAAATATGAAtacatcatataaaaataaattaataaaaatatcttaaatataatacatttttatatcgaCTAGTAATCTTTATACTAGTCTACTTATAAAtgctaattttaataaaatatttaattaattccaAAGTCACTACatgataacaaaaataaaaaataataattttgaaatccAAATGTGGATTTCatcaaatcaatttaatttagaatcatattactatattttacatttgttaTTTGGTGTTTCAAGACACCATTAGATACACCCgcaaatgaatttaattatcaGGCCACGATCACCAAGGTTAGGGCTACCATCAAATGGCTTACTaaagctataaaatttgtttaaatttatagcCACACTGCATGTTTGACTAGTACAGTCCAATTCTTTGTTCATTCGCAATTTAGATTTATAAACCCCTAActgtatcatattttttaagtttaattggATTTTCTCCaaaatgtgtgtgtatgtgtatgcgTATGTGTGTCTGTACGTgtgtatcattacagcctatacagtccactgctggacatatgcctccacaagtttacgccaaaaaaaaacgtgaactcatatgttttggccatagtcaccacgctgggcaggcgagttggtgaccacagtagtagctttgtcacaccaaagacgctgctgcccgtctttggcctgtgtatttcaaagacagcagttggatggttatcccgccatcggtcggcttcttaagttccaaggtggttgtggaaccttgttatcccttagtcgcctcttacgacacccacgggaagagagggggtggctaaattctttagtgccgtagccacacagcacagtgcATGTGTATGTATGGGTGTCTGTGCGTGTGTGAGGGGAGAGGGTGGGGTCACTCACGGTGCAGGAAGCAGTCGTACTTGAAGCAGCGGCGGCAGAAGAGCGTGTGGAAGGAGTGCATGGTCTGGTCGCGCGACACGCTCTCGGCCAGCGGCCCGTCGATGTTGGGCGTGCACTCGGGGGGCAGCGCCAGCGGGTCGCTGCGGGACGTCAGCTCGATGTACCTGCGGGGCAGGCCGCACTGGTACACACGTACACCCGTACACTTTTTAAtgtcaaataggcaggcatttgaccacaatctcatgATCATGATCCGCATTGTCTCCACTCTCCACCCGCTTGCCACGCGAAGACCCTGCTCCGCATTGTCTCCACCCGCTTGTCACGCGAAGACCCTCGCCTTGTTCCACGGTTGCCAGGGGAGTAGTCCATCAATCCCTTGAGTGGCAGTATCATTTATTTAAGGCCATTATACCACGTCCCTTACAAAATATATTCATCATTGCgacacctgatgttaagtgacgatgcggtcgaaggtggagcatgcctgcctaataacagcctattcactctggccttgaaggcacccagattgtatcgttcgggaaacacagatgcgggcaacgagttccattccttagctgtgcgcatcaggaaagtagtgccaaagcgttttgtgcgcgtaggtggcatatcgatgacataaggatggaacgatcgaccgcgcctagtgtcccgatggcggaaggttgttgggggaattagatcctgtaattccttcgcacactcaccgaaatatattttgtagaacaccgacagacgagctaccctacgccgatgatcgagactttGCAACTTTGTAACACTGCTCCACCGGCATCATTTATTGATTACTTAAGGTCACTATGAACACTTTTAAGGGAAAATAGAGCACAGCCGAAAAAATCCTGATAAATATCtagagcagcccgtctggggcaGTATCTCAAGCTTAcaggtcacagctaaatgacACTGTTcctaagtagtgttgtgttcttgtggtgagtaaggtgctcTTGGGAGTATTGGACGTAGGGTAGGTAATccacttgcgatacttctggtgttacaggtcgttgtttgccgatctagatgtatataaaaaaaagtccttACTTGACCATAGTATCTGCGACGTCACCGAAATATCAGGTAtctcaaaatgaaaataagtcACAGTAATCCATCCACAAATAAGAGCAAAAATGCTAACAACACTCATCAGTCAAATAATACACATACTTCTCACGAAGTTCCTGCGCAGTACCCTTGTCTGGAAACTGAGAGCTGATGGCCTGGAAGATGGTGAAAATTGGGAATTGCTTCTCAAATACGATCTTCTTTTCTCCGTCGTTTGACTCCTCTTTATCCTTGTCCTTATCCTTCTGGTCTTTTGCAGCCTCCTTCTGGAAAtatattttgcatgagtattaTTACTAAAGTATAATAACTATCTGATATTCTAAGACTTTCTATAAAACTTAACTTGATAGTCACTAGACAAAAACAGACATAGATACTATGGTTACTTGCTTCTAAGAGAAGCAAAATTTAAACTCACAGaaatctaagaaatatatttaaataacatagaAATTTTGGACTGCTACTAACTTCttgtgtttattaaaataaacacatgcaaactaaaaaaaaagttaattaatataaatacaaaaacacttaaaaaataaataacatcaaaAATATTCCTATTACCTCTTTCTCTTCTTTAGAATTACGCAGTTCCCGTTCCTTCCTCTCTTCAGCCACTTCGTCTTTAGTCTGATATGCCACCAGAGCATGCACCAAATCAACAAACAGTTGATCGTCTATAAAACCTCCTTCTTTATCACCtgcaataaaaaatgttacatttgaTTATACATATTCCTAATGATATAACAATGTCTGCTGCAGAtgatatttcaagtttttaatacTATCAATAATAGCTTGAAGAGATAATTGTAGTATTAATAGTGAAGGAATACCTAAAATAGGTTCAGCGGActcatattttagaaattactATCAAAAATTTCTCTtctatttacaattatatagtTATGATGTGTTTAAGTGTCAAAATACTAAATTACATCTTTTCATGTTAAAAAGATTCAGCCTGTATATTAAGATGCAGGTCTTAGTGATGTTAACAAAATCTATGAAGTTAATATAGttcaaataattcatatattattaaaatcaactAGCCGATTccttttaaaattcataattaaataataatattattttatctcaaGCAAACGAAAACTTCTGCATATTGATCAGATTTCTTTTAACCATCTTTAACGTAAGCATGATTCTAATAACTATTAATGATTTACTCGTCAATGAATGATAATTAATGcagtaaaatttatgtaaatttttatttacagaacTACCAATTATCACCAGAAATAATCTAATAGAATCACGTTAAGAAGCACGAAAGCGTGATCTTGTGAGGGCTTGTGAAGTGTTGTCCTAACTTGAAAGCAAATGTTCAAATTAATTGATAGTTATATTAAGCATTGATGAGTGCCACACACCtatgttgatatttttaattgagtTTGTGGACGGGACCAATTAAAACCCaacttttacatataatttatacacatttCTTAAAAATCCACAAGGAAATATAACTACAGATTGTAAAAACCTGATTTTTatggtttattttatatagcaaacacaatttttttattttttattttttataagatcCTCATACAGGATGGATTTATAGTAATAAGATTTCACTAGTATAGATGAAAATTTGTATAAGCTGTATAAGAAGTTAGAAGATTGGCTGTTTTAATATAGTCAATCATCACATTACTTTatgcaaaatattaaatgacaaaaatgtttgaaaaacaTAAAGATAATTCAAACACAGACTCAATGCGCATAATACAACTCCACTCTATCTCCAGAAGTTCATCaaaaaccaaaaatattattgactttttgtatgttttgatttattatcaCTTATAACTCTCACTAATATAGTTTATACTCAGTTAACAATTTTTGTGTATTACTGCTTGTCAACTAtggttacaaaaaatatatataagatcaTACAGATTCAAAATAATATgagaaaacaaataatttattaatgaactTGGGAGCATAGTAATGGGTATTGAATGTGTTATGGACCTATGGTTCAATCCACAAACAAGATAACATGGTGTAAAGCCGATGTACCATGCACTTTCCCATCGTAGTTCTTTATGAGCTCCTCGATGAATGTACCGTCCTGGTCCAGAACCTCGTCACCCATGTACGGAATGTTGTGGAGTACAGTCTCGTCTTCTACCATAAAGTTTTTCTGCGTCGGTGCCCATGTATACATTGTCGGTATTGGATTGACTGAGTTTATTATTCTGATTGGGGCTTGCTGTGTTGTCACTGCGCCGGATGCTGTGAATATATAGACTCATAGTAGTTTTCAGGAAAAATCCTTCTTGAATTTGCTtgaaatatagatttatattttgatataattgaaaACATTTGTTTATCACAAAATGTGTTAAGTAACTTTatcttttgttatataaaaaaacagaaaCTAAAAAGAATTTATATCTTTGAACAGGCAAATGTAAGTTATACTTAATAGTAAGAATCAACTCAACATATTTGCGTCAATTctaataggaatataaataatgatactACCGTCTGTATATGTGACTTCAGCTCGTTTCATGAGGCTCTCATGGCTCGAAGTCGGCGCTGGAGGAGGCCAAAAGGGCCTGCGTCCACGTTCTGTCACTTCACTCTCACGAGCTTCGATAGCCTCGGACATTAAGCGCAAATTCCTAGCCCATGCTACCTTCACTTCGTCAGCCCGCTTGAATCTCTAGAAATTAATTATCATCATGTAGTCAATGTAGACgaccaaacaaacaaaaacgaaTGCAAGTTACCTTACCTTTACTTGTCTTAGACGCATATATTCCGATTTCACTCGTTTTTTCCATTCTGCGGATACCTTAGATTTACTCATATGGTTAatctgttttaataattatatagtcaATATGGtcgtattaattattttatttaataaacattaaaacaacAAAACGCACGGCCCGGTAGCCACAGATAACTAATACCACAGAGGCACAGAGTACATTGAATATACGGGTcagggctgccagatgtacgatttaaatcgtacccatacgatttttttgcatttttactcatgtacgatcgctagaccaagatcgtacacaaaatgtacgatttttatattcctattacctggaagcatttcataattaaaaaaacgtcatCCACCGGCAAGCACGAATTTAGGAGAACTACACCAACTACCTAACGCGTGCCTATTtcttttacttgaatgaagtctctttgaataatcatataagagctgtatttgtttgctttctaacaaaactaatatatataatatagatattttctctTTCGGTATTAATtgcgacttaaaaaaaaacacattttgaaataaaaaacaatttgaaaattataaaacactggctcaatttgctttaaatttgttatgttttcacCATTACTGTGCAGATTGTGAACGAGCATTCAgcaaagtttatttaatcaaaacaaaacttagaaacagtttatccaatgatacacgtaagtgcaaattattagctaagcaatcaattaagaagaaacgaaaattttacgaagtttaacccaacaaattcttttattaaaaaatatgaccacagaaaattttatatgagtgtaacaaatagttttattacatttattttctaaaactaaacgaattttgataatttataataaaaaattagtacttagtcttaaagggctgtacgatcttcttatttcaaaatttccttagcatacgattttttttttgtaattgacgtacgatcacactttttgtgcaCTTGGCAGCCCTGATACGggtatatacattatattatataactaatactaaaaattatgtTGATTAATTTGAACCATTGAacgtagaataaaaaaaaaaaaaaaaaaatctacatttatcTCCTTTCATCAATTTGAAATGGTTTTCcgtatataataatgttaataaaacatttaataaattaattcagcgagaaaatatttgtttaggaATTATTATAACTGTACTTTCCGAGCAAAATAGGCGCGataagacgtcgagttgcggagccCGTGGAAAATCAACTGCACTGTATGTATAACCAATTATGAATATGtttctcaaaaaaaaacacaaacatatcatttttagttttttatagaCATCTACAGTGTAGATGAGGGttaattactattactatttatctTGTAAGAATTATAGTATCTaaacaataattgtaatgtacattaaaatgatctgttttataaaaaatacttgaatTTTCTTCTTGCTACTGACTCCCAACCAATTATCTGCATTTAGCATAGACTATATCTGAACGGCCATGCTTATCTATATTGTCTGTGACATTTCCGAAGCGAATGTGTTCGCTGCCATTTTCTATTGAACAATTTTTGaggaaaatataatttgaacaaaCCAAAAGGTGAGCATGAAAAGTCAGGTATTCCTAATTCGTTTTGAATAACTCGCTTCATTTGTAACGCATGCCTTATCTATTTACAATCTTCAAAATACGGACGTGTATTACGTAATTAATTGTTTCTCGTCAAATAATTTACAACGAAAAATGACTAACGTTGTGCGAGCGATATCACAAACGGGGAGCGTAGAGTTGTTGTCTACACCGAAAAGTTATTCTGTTTGTAGGTGTGTGCATACCTACAAACTGCCGCAGGTTATGCGAAGAGGCTCGTATAAGTATGTCCTCGTATCGTGGCGAGTCGGGCGCTTGGGACGGCGGTCCACCGGGCGCCGAGGCTGACTACGCGCCGCAGCGCGCGCCCCCGCACGCTGCGCCCTTGCCCACCACCGATCCCTGGACTGGGGTCAGCTACAGTCAGTACGGCCCGCCTCAGTACGACTATCAAGGCTTCGGTGCCCCTGGTTATGGTTATAATTACGATTCTACGTATTATCAGAGAGCTGACGGTGGCTACTATGATAGTTCTAGGAACGTGTATCCCTCACAGCAGCTCGAAAACTATGAATACGCCCGTGACCGTTCGCGGCCTGCTCACGGATCTCGTGAGTACGATCGTTCACGACAATCGTACAGATCTAATTCCAGGAGCGCATCACCATACGAGAGGAAAGATCGAGAGTACTCTAAGAAACGGGAAAGCAGCTATGATGGAAGTCGGGGACGTAAATCGAGAAGTGCCTCAAAACAGAAACACTCGAAATATTCTTCTAGTGACCGTTCAAGTTATAGATCTAGGTCATATTCGAGATCACctaagaaaaccaaaaaaagaaGACAATCTGATTCATCACAATCATCACGATCTGACAGATCTTTTAAAACCTCTAGTAAGACAAGAGAAGATTGTTCAATGACACCACCATTAAAAGGTAGAAGTAACTCTCGCAATAGGTCTTATGACAATGAAGAACGGTTAAAGAGTAGATCTTCTAGCTCTGACAAGGAATCTATAAGCAACAAGAGACATGGATACAAGAAAAGTTCAAAGTCGAAAGATAGACGACAAAGGGATGTTTATACTCCACCGAGGAAAGATTCTGATTCTCCGAAATCTCAAAAAAAATCGTCAAAGTCTTCTATCACtcaaccaaataaaaaatctgaAAGATCTCCCCAGAGAAAAACTAAATATCGTAAATCTTTAACTCCACCACGAAAACCTAAAGACTCTTCGGTCACACCACCTCGGTGTTACGCCCGAACTCGCTCATCCTCGAGTTCAAGCTCGCGTTCTCGATCTTTAACTCCTAAAAGTAAACGTAAACGCTCATGCACTCCGAAATCACGCCGAAGTAGGTCATCTTCGTCAAGTCGATCGTCTACAAGATCAGATGATAAGAGGCGTATAAGACGGAAACCGAAACACGGATCGCGAAGTAAAAGTCGATCGAGGGATAGATCTGTCGCTAAGGGGAGATCGACTTCACGACATCATTCCAGTTCGCGATTTAGAAATAGGAGGTCGAGAACACCAAAGGGGTCAAAGTCACGATCAAAATCTCGTAGTTCTAGATCACACAGCAGAAGTCGTAGTGTTTCTCCGAGTGATGATGAATGTAGGGGACAATTTACGGTTGCAGATAGAAAGCGATTTTGGAAAATGCATAGAAGTAGACAAGAAAAAGCAGAGAGATCTCGAACTCCTCCGAAGGAAGTAAAGCCTCCCCCCGGAGCCATAGAATCTACTCGAGTTGACGATGTTCATTATGGTGATCCACCCGAATTAGAAGGCCCTAATTTTGCTGAACTCTTACCCACGCCTGATCAATTTATGCACGCGCCTTCCACATCCAAATCGAAACCAATTCCGATACCAATAAAGAATGATGGAAGTTTCCTAGAAATGTTTAAAAAGATGCAAGAAGAGACTAAAAAAGCCGAACCTGCAGAAGCGAAACCCATTATCAAAAAACCCGTCCTGCCTTTTATAGGCAAAAGACGCGGCGGGAGAGTACTCAAGACTGGTTTAGTTAAAAAAGCTAAGGCTATTGATGAGCAGACCGTAGACAACACACCAAAAGATGCGTGGTCACTTTACATGCAGGAAGTTAAAAAGTACAGAGAGACATCGTGTGAAGAAGAGCGAAAGACTAGACCCCtcgtcaaataaatattttattaccaacACTGCATATGCATgcagtttattaatgttattattatttttaattttatcataattttaatgataacaCATGTTTGTGAACTacttagtatattttaatatgaagaaAGATTTCCAATAAAGGATCATGAGAATGATTAGTTTGTTCTTTCGTTGCAGTAAAATGCCTGAAATGATCAAATCACCAGCCGACATCAAAACCGCTCCTTTTGATCCGCGGTTCCCTAACCAGAATCAGACAaggtaaaaatttta
Proteins encoded:
- the LOC123659932 gene encoding serine/arginine repetitive matrix protein 5, with the protein product MSSYRGESGAWDGGPPGAEADYAPQRAPPHAAPLPTTDPWTGVSYSQYGPPQYDYQGFGAPGYGYNYDSTYYQRADGGYYDSSRNVYPSQQLENYEYARDRSRPAHGSREYDRSRQSYRSNSRSASPYERKDREYSKKRESSYDGSRGRKSRSASKQKHSKYSSSDRSSYRSRSYSRSPKKTKKRRQSDSSQSSRSDRSFKTSSKTREDCSMTPPLKGRSNSRNRSYDNEERLKSRSSSSDKESISNKRHGYKKSSKSKDRRQRDVYTPPRKDSDSPKSQKKSSKSSITQPNKKSERSPQRKTKYRKSLTPPRKPKDSSVTPPRCYARTRSSSSSSSRSRSLTPKSKRKRSCTPKSRRSRSSSSSRSSTRSDDKRRIRRKPKHGSRSKSRSRDRSVAKGRSTSRHHSSSRFRNRRSRTPKGSKSRSKSRSSRSHSRSRSVSPSDDECRGQFTVADRKRFWKMHRSRQEKAERSRTPPKEVKPPPGAIESTRVDDVHYGDPPELEGPNFAELLPTPDQFMHAPSTSKSKPIPIPIKNDGSFLEMFKKMQEETKKAEPAEAKPIIKKPVLPFIGKRRGGRVLKTGLVKKAKAIDEQTVDNTPKDAWSLYMQEVKKYRETSCEEERKTRPLVK